A region of the Methanobrevibacter ruminantium M1 genome:
TATATTTTATTCTGCTTAGTTTATCGTTTAAACTATTTTAAAAGATACTTACAAGCTTTAATCTAGTTTATCTTGTCACGAACGGTATCAATAAAGCTTTGCCAATTCAGTTTTATAATCTTGGTTTTTGCATCTGATTTCTTGATTTTTAAGATATCTCCAGTCTCTATTTCACTTGACTTTCCATCGGATAGGGCATATGATGAAGTGTGCTCTCTAAGCTCTGTAATCTTTATTTCAACAATTGACTTATCTGATAAGACTATGCTCCTATTTATTATTGTATGTGGGGCTATTGGAGTAATTGTAATAATCTCTGCAGTCGGATCTACAATAGGGCCTCCGCAGGAAAGATTATATGCAGTTGAACCTGTAGGTGTGCAGATTAAAATTCCATCTGCTGTGTATGAATTTATAAGTTTTCCATCTACTATGGCATCAAATCTAACCACTCCAAAGATATTTTTAGAAATGGACATTTCATTTAATGCCGGAGGCATTTTTATTATCTCTCCGCTTTCCTTGATAATCTCTGCTTCAAGCATCATTCTCTCTTCGATATAATAATTCCCATCAATTATATCTTTCATGGCTTTTTTAATCCCTTCGGGATTCACATCAGTCAAATAACCTAATGTTCCACAGTTTATTCCAATGATTGGCTTTTGCAGAGCTAATTTTGAAGATTCTAGAAAAGTACCGTCTCCTCCAATGGAACATATGATATCTGCTTCATTAATGTCCTCGGATATTTCTATTCCTAATTCATTTGCTGTTTCAATCAGTTTTTCTTTTGTTATTTGGGCAATTTCCTTGTAAGTGTCTGCATTAATAAAAATTTTCATATTAATAAATTGTTTTTTCAATTAAATAAATCCATATTCTTTTTTTACTAAATTTAAGAAATTTTTTAATCAGATAGTTTTTAAGTTATTTGTAACTGATTTTCAATTAAATAAACTTATATAATATCTTAATTAAAGTATAATTAACTAATATTTTTATTAGAATATTCTAAACTATTAAAACTAATTCAAATTAGAAAATTAGCAAACTAAAAATAATTTTTTAAGGTTATTTATTAGTTAAAGCAATTAATAATCATTTTTTTATTTAAGGTGTAAAAATGGATATAGAAGGTTTTGTAAGAGGAAGACTTACCAAAGGCGAAGATGAAGAAGAGCTTAAGTCTATCCTTGCAGAGAGAATAAGAGAATTTAAAGACATTTCAGAAGAACATTCCCTCTTAATGGCTGAAAGCGTTATAGATGAAGTAAAGACAACTCTTGAGCTAAACAATACTGAAGATGAGTTCTTAAAGGACATCATCACAGTTCCAAAGGCAAATGTTGGCATGGGTAAGATGGGTGTAGGTTCCCGTGGTGCAGGTGACTTCTTTGTACATAGAAAGATAGCACAAATCGTAAAAAGTACAAATACACAATCTGTTGTCGACCCTAATGCTCAAGATGATGGCGGTGTTGTCAAGGTACCAGCTCCAGGTGACGATGTCTATATAACCACTGCAGTGGATGGAATACACTCAAGATTAAGCGAATATCCATTTTTAGGAGGTTTCCATGTAACAAGAGCTACCTTAAGGGATGTTTGTGTTATGGGAGCAGATCCTGTCGCTATCCTAAGCGACCTTCACCTTGCAGATGATGGTGACATTGGAAAGCTATTTGACTATACTGCAGGTATCTGTGCAGTTTCAGAGCTTATTGATGTTCCTCTTGTAGCTGGAAGCACATTGCGTGTAGGTGGAGACATGGTTCTTGGAGATAGGCTTGTAAGTTGTGTTGGAAGTGTGGGAGTCTCACAGCATCCTCCAACCGCAAGAAAAGGAGCAACCGTCGGAGACATTATTCTAATGACTGAAGGTGCCGGAGGAGGCACAATCACTACAACTGCCCTTTACAATGGCTACTTTGATGTTGTATGGGATACAATGAATATCAGCTTTGTAAAGGCTTCTAAGGCATTGTTTGATGCAGACCTGGTTAAGGATGTCCATGCAATGACTGACGTAACCAATGGAGGCCTTAGGGGAGACGCTCATGAAATCTGTGAAACCACTGGTGTGGGGCTTGAGTTCTATCATGATAAGATAAAGACCACTGTAG
Encoded here:
- a CDS encoding NAD(+)/NADH kinase, with the protein product MKIFINADTYKEIAQITKEKLIETANELGIEISEDINEADIICSIGGDGTFLESSKLALQKPIIGINCGTLGYLTDVNPEGIKKAMKDIIDGNYYIEERMMLEAEIIKESGEIIKMPPALNEMSISKNIFGVVRFDAIVDGKLINSYTADGILICTPTGSTAYNLSCGGPIVDPTAEIITITPIAPHTIINRSIVLSDKSIVEIKITELREHTSSYALSDGKSSEIETGDILKIKKSDAKTKIIKLNWQSFIDTVRDKIN
- a CDS encoding AIR synthase-related protein, with the translated sequence MDIEGFVRGRLTKGEDEEELKSILAERIREFKDISEEHSLLMAESVIDEVKTTLELNNTEDEFLKDIITVPKANVGMGKMGVGSRGAGDFFVHRKIAQIVKSTNTQSVVDPNAQDDGGVVKVPAPGDDVYITTAVDGIHSRLSEYPFLGGFHVTRATLRDVCVMGADPVAILSDLHLADDGDIGKLFDYTAGICAVSELIDVPLVAGSTLRVGGDMVLGDRLVSCVGSVGVSQHPPTARKGATVGDIILMTEGAGGGTITTTALYNGYFDVVWDTMNISFVKASKALFDADLVKDVHAMTDVTNGGLRGDAHEICETTGVGLEFYHDKIKTTVAPNVLNMLEDLDIDPLGVSTDSLMLVVPPEIADDVVKTVSDVGVYITEIGKVDDEGSPRLIKEDGSVDTLVPLFREAAYTKIKKLVGDTTPEDFEIMKEKVQKAADDSIRKKERVIDYILNNN